TCTGGCAACGAGGAATACACTTCCGTGTTCGGCTCTCAAACAGTTGATCTCACCGGTTTGGCCCCCGATTCCAAGCCCCTGGAGATAACTGCGGTATTTGGCTCTTCTTATGTGAAGCTGCCCAACGACATCGAATTCGAGATCCAGCCCACGGCCGTGTTCGGCTCGGCCATTGTGCCGCCCAAACCGACTCTGGACAAACCAACGATCGGCAAGGTAAAGATTGAGGCCACCGCGGTGTTCGGCAAGGTGGAGTTCGTTTACAAGGAACCAACCCGGCCCCGTCCTGTTGAAGCACCTGGAGCGCCATCTGACAGTCTCTAAAAAGCTTCTGGCCGCCCTTCCGGCCATCCTTTTACTCAATAT
The Candidatus Cloacimonadota bacterium DNA segment above includes these coding regions:
- a CDS encoding cell wall-active antibiotics response protein is translated as MKMNFLFGPIFWGILLLLWGISMILKGLNIVDLPLVKIFIAIVIILFGLRLLFGNCGVKRCHHVRSSIVSSGNEEYTSVFGSQTVDLTGLAPDSKPLEITAVFGSSYVKLPNDIEFEIQPTAVFGSAIVPPKPTLDKPTIGKVKIEATAVFGKVEFVYKEPTRPRPVEAPGAPSDSL